The Zavarzinia compransoris genome includes a window with the following:
- the hemN gene encoding oxygen-independent coproporphyrinogen III oxidase has translation MADTHLTARFPRYTSFPTAPHFHAGIDGETYADWLYRLPEDRDLSLYIHVPYCDSLCWFCGCHTKVMNRAAPVTRYVTAVATEASLVAESLGRRARIAHLHFGGGSPTIMSPQDIGHLMRSLHNRFVIDAGTEIAVEIDPRDLDERKLDAWAAAGMTRASIGCQDLDPRVQRAINRIQPFTVIARAVEGLRRRGVQSINIDLVHGLPWQTVEGLRETVRAILSLAPDRIALFGYAHVPQMKPHQRLIPVESLPDAAARHAQASTAFDMIVAAGYEAIGLDHFARPEDTLARAAATGRLHRNFQGYTTDDAGVLIGLGPSSIGELPGGYVQNTPDVTAWHKAVGQGLFATARGFALSAADRLRRSVIERLMCDYQVDVDHVAAQLRLDPALVGDAWPRLAALGDEVEIRGRRVAIPPEARALVQKIAACFDDRFTAPEPLAGRAA, from the coding sequence ATGGCCGACACACATCTCACTGCGCGCTTTCCGCGCTACACCAGCTTCCCCACCGCGCCGCATTTCCATGCCGGCATCGATGGCGAGACCTATGCGGACTGGCTGTACCGCCTGCCCGAGGACCGGGACCTGTCGCTGTACATCCATGTACCCTATTGCGACTCGCTGTGCTGGTTCTGCGGCTGTCACACCAAGGTGATGAACCGGGCGGCACCGGTAACACGCTATGTTACCGCCGTCGCCACCGAGGCCAGCCTGGTCGCCGAAAGCCTGGGCCGGCGGGCGCGCATCGCCCATCTCCATTTCGGCGGCGGCAGCCCGACGATCATGAGCCCGCAGGACATCGGCCACCTGATGCGCAGCCTGCACAACCGCTTCGTCATCGACGCCGGGACCGAGATCGCGGTCGAGATCGACCCCCGCGACCTCGACGAGCGCAAGCTCGACGCCTGGGCCGCCGCCGGCATGACCCGGGCCAGCATCGGCTGCCAGGACCTCGATCCCCGGGTCCAGCGGGCGATCAACCGCATCCAGCCCTTCACCGTGATCGCCCGCGCGGTCGAGGGCCTGCGCCGGCGCGGCGTGCAGTCGATCAACATCGACCTCGTCCACGGCCTGCCCTGGCAGACGGTCGAGGGCCTGCGCGAAACGGTGCGCGCCATCCTCAGCCTCGCGCCCGACCGCATCGCCCTGTTCGGCTATGCCCATGTCCCGCAGATGAAGCCGCACCAGCGCCTGATCCCGGTCGAAAGCCTGCCGGACGCCGCCGCCCGCCACGCCCAGGCCAGCACCGCCTTCGACATGATCGTCGCCGCCGGCTATGAGGCGATCGGCCTCGACCATTTCGCCCGGCCGGAGGATACGCTGGCCCGGGCCGCCGCCACCGGCCGGCTGCACCGCAATTTCCAGGGTTACACCACCGACGACGCCGGGGTCCTGATCGGCCTCGGCCCGTCGTCGATCGGCGAATTGCCCGGCGGCTATGTCCAGAACACGCCCGACGTCACCGCCTGGCACAAGGCGGTCGGCCAGGGCCTGTTCGCGACCGCCCGGGGCTTCGCCCTGTCGGCCGCCGACCGCCTGCGCCGCAGCGTGATCGAACGCCTGATGTGCGATTACCAGGTCGATGTCGATCATGTCGCCGCCCAGCTGCGCCTCGATCCCGCCCTGGTCGGCGACGCCTGGCCGCGGCTGGCCGCCCTCGGCGACGAGGTCGAGATCAGGGGCCGCCGTGTCGCCATCCCACCCGAGGCCCGCGCCCTGGTGCAGAAGATCGCCGCCTGTTTCGACGACCGCTTCACCGCCCCCGAGCCGCTGGCCGGCCGCGCCGCCTGA
- a CDS encoding OmpW/AlkL family protein, with translation MLKMLKAGLPAAAVLAAGLAGGLIQTTGAQAAEQSPWMVRGRALIVLPEENLDKINPVLGPSTDVSIDDSVVPELDITYFFTKNIAVELILGTTPHDVKVTGPDVDLGSVWLLPPTLTVQYHFAPEAKIRPYLGVGVNYTIFYGKDEPSGTTVDYDNNFGWALQAGVDFAIDDHWALNVDVKQIFLSTDVKVNGAVKADVDINPLLVGLGVGYRF, from the coding sequence ATGCTGAAGATGTTGAAGGCCGGCCTGCCGGCGGCCGCAGTCCTCGCCGCCGGTCTTGCGGGCGGCCTGATCCAGACGACCGGTGCCCAGGCGGCCGAACAGAGCCCCTGGATGGTGCGCGGCCGGGCGCTGATCGTGCTGCCCGAGGAAAACCTGGACAAGATCAACCCGGTTCTCGGGCCGAGCACCGACGTCTCGATCGACGACTCCGTGGTGCCCGAACTCGACATCACCTATTTCTTCACCAAGAATATCGCGGTCGAACTGATCCTGGGCACGACGCCCCACGACGTGAAGGTGACCGGGCCGGACGTCGACCTCGGCAGCGTCTGGCTGCTGCCGCCGACCCTGACGGTGCAGTATCACTTCGCGCCCGAGGCGAAGATCCGCCCCTATCTGGGCGTCGGCGTGAACTACACGATCTTCTACGGCAAGGACGAGCCGTCGGGCACCACGGTCGACTACGACAATAATTTCGGCTGGGCCCTGCAGGCCGGCGTCGATTTCGCCATCGACGACCATTGGGCGCTGAATGTCGACGTGAAGCAGATCTTCCTGTCGACCGACGTGAAGGTGAACGGCGCGGTCAAGGCCGATGTCGACATCAACCCCCTGCTGGTCGGCCTCGGCGTCGGCTATCGCTTCTGA
- a CDS encoding DUF599 domain-containing protein codes for MLDSLLASLFAFGFTAPDLLALGLFGAVWFGYEPGLNLVGRRFRTINFTMKVVRRHWMENMAKREMRVADAALMGHVMNSAAFFASTTVLIAAALLGALAGLDGLQQTVESLDFTTRTTRGLFEVKVLLPLAVFVAGFFRFSWALRQFNYAIALIGATPGPQQAERAEMDTMADLTADVLSQGAQSFNGGIRAYYFALAALFWFGGPYAFTLATLAVVVTLLRRQISSRTAVAIRNEARKLTRY; via the coding sequence ATGCTCGACAGCCTTCTCGCCTCCCTTTTCGCCTTCGGCTTCACGGCGCCGGACCTGCTGGCTCTCGGCCTGTTCGGGGCGGTGTGGTTCGGCTACGAGCCGGGGCTGAACCTGGTCGGGCGGCGCTTCCGCACGATCAATTTCACCATGAAGGTGGTCCGGCGCCACTGGATGGAGAATATGGCGAAGCGCGAGATGCGGGTCGCCGATGCCGCCCTGATGGGCCATGTGATGAATTCGGCCGCCTTCTTCGCCTCGACCACGGTACTGATCGCGGCGGCCCTGCTCGGCGCCCTGGCCGGCCTCGACGGCTTGCAGCAGACGGTCGAGTCCCTCGATTTCACCACCAGGACGACGCGGGGCCTGTTCGAAGTGAAGGTGCTGCTGCCGCTTGCGGTTTTCGTCGCCGGCTTCTTCCGCTTCTCCTGGGCGCTGCGCCAGTTCAACTACGCGATCGCCCTGATCGGCGCCACCCCCGGGCCGCAGCAGGCCGAAAGGGCGGAAATGGACACGATGGCGGACCTGACGGCCGACGTCCTGTCGCAAGGGGCACAATCCTTCAACGGCGGCATCCGCGCCTATTATTTCGCCCTGGCGGCCCTGTTCTGGTTCGGCGGCCCCTATGCCTTCACGCTGGCGACGCTGGCCGTCGTCGTCACCTTGCTGCGGCGCCAGATCAGTTCGCGCACCGCCGTCGCCATCCGCAACGAGGCAAGAAAGCTGACCCGTTATTAA
- the ahcY gene encoding adenosylhomocysteinase: MAAFTDFKVKDLALADWGRKEIRIAETEMPGLMALREEYGAAQPLKGARIAGCLHMTIQTAVLIETLTALGAEVRWSSCNIFSTQDQAAAAIAAAGVPVFAWKGLTEEEFWWCIHQTVKGPDGWVPNMILDDGGDLTVLMHNEYPELMGGVFGLSEETTTGVHRLYEMYKAGTLKVPAINVNDSVTKSKFDNLYGCRESLVDGIKRATDVMLAGKVAVVAGYGDVGKGSAASLRSQGARVMVTEIDPICALQAAMEGYQVVTMEEAAPAGDIFVTTTGNIDVITLDHMRAMKDRAIVCNIGHFDSEIQIAALRNYQWDNVKPQVDEVIFPDGKRLIVLAEGRLVNLGCATGHPSFVMSASFSNQVIAQIELFGNHKNYERKVYMLPKHLDEKVARLHLAKLGAKLTSLTEQQAAYIGAKVDGPYKPEHYRY, translated from the coding sequence ATGGCCGCTTTCACCGATTTCAAGGTCAAGGATCTCGCGCTTGCCGACTGGGGGCGCAAGGAAATCCGCATCGCCGAGACGGAAATGCCCGGCCTGATGGCGCTGCGCGAGGAATATGGCGCCGCCCAGCCGCTGAAGGGCGCCCGCATCGCCGGCTGCCTGCACATGACGATCCAGACCGCGGTGCTGATCGAGACCCTGACCGCGCTCGGCGCCGAGGTGCGCTGGTCGTCGTGCAACATCTTCTCGACCCAGGACCAGGCGGCGGCGGCGATCGCGGCGGCCGGCGTGCCGGTCTTCGCCTGGAAGGGCCTGACGGAAGAGGAATTCTGGTGGTGCATCCACCAGACCGTGAAGGGCCCGGACGGCTGGGTCCCCAACATGATCCTGGACGACGGCGGCGACCTCACCGTTCTCATGCACAATGAATATCCGGAACTGATGGGCGGCGTTTTCGGCCTCTCGGAAGAGACGACGACGGGCGTCCACCGCCTCTACGAAATGTACAAGGCGGGCACGCTGAAGGTGCCGGCGATCAATGTGAACGACAGCGTCACCAAGTCGAAGTTCGACAATCTCTACGGCTGCCGCGAGTCGCTGGTCGACGGCATCAAGCGCGCGACCGACGTCATGCTGGCCGGCAAGGTCGCCGTCGTCGCCGGCTACGGCGACGTGGGCAAGGGCTCGGCCGCCTCGCTGCGCAGCCAGGGCGCCCGCGTGATGGTGACCGAGATCGACCCGATCTGTGCCCTGCAGGCGGCGATGGAAGGCTATCAGGTGGTGACCATGGAAGAGGCGGCCCCGGCCGGCGACATCTTCGTCACCACCACCGGCAATATCGACGTGATCACCCTCGACCACATGCGGGCGATGAAGGACCGGGCGATCGTCTGCAACATCGGCCACTTCGACAGCGAGATCCAGATCGCCGCGCTCCGCAACTACCAGTGGGACAATGTGAAGCCCCAGGTGGACGAGGTGATCTTCCCCGACGGCAAGCGCCTGATCGTCCTGGCCGAGGGCCGCCTCGTCAACCTCGGCTGCGCCACCGGGCACCCCAGCTTCGTGATGTCGGCGTCCTTCTCGAACCAGGTCATCGCCCAGATCGAACTGTTCGGGAACCACAAGAATTACGAGCGCAAGGTCTACATGCTGCCGAAGCACCTGGACGAAAAGGTCGCCCGCCTGCATCTGGCCAAGCTGGGCGCCAAGCTCACCAGCCTGACCGAACAGCAGGCCGCCTATATCGGCGCCAAGGTCGACGGCCCCTACAAGCCCGAACACTACCGCTATTGA
- a CDS encoding disulfide bond formation protein B: MRKSGAAGSGARRGAALVLAGSAALLGGALLFQYGGGLAPCELCIWQRWAHGAAMAGAVLALVLPRGLPAALGLGLALVGLVAGVGIAGFHVGVEQGWWQGLAACGGGGSTAGSVQDLLSQIETAPVVRCGDVAWSLFGLSMAGWNALISLGLGLGALAVARRR, translated from the coding sequence ATGCGGAAAAGCGGTGCAGCGGGATCGGGCGCGCGGCGGGGGGCGGCGCTGGTGCTGGCCGGATCGGCCGCCCTGCTGGGCGGGGCCTTGCTGTTCCAATATGGCGGCGGGCTGGCGCCTTGCGAATTATGCATCTGGCAGCGCTGGGCCCATGGCGCGGCCATGGCCGGCGCCGTTCTCGCCCTGGTGCTGCCGCGCGGCCTGCCGGCGGCGCTGGGCCTCGGGCTTGCCCTGGTCGGGCTGGTGGCCGGGGTCGGGATCGCCGGCTTTCATGTCGGGGTCGAGCAGGGCTGGTGGCAGGGGCTGGCCGCCTGCGGTGGCGGCGGCAGTACGGCAGGCTCGGTCCAGGATCTTCTGTCCCAGATCGAGACTGCGCCGGTGGTCCGCTGCGGCGATGTCGCCTGGTCGCTGTTCGGCCTGTCGATGGCCGGGTGGAACGCGCTGATCTCGCTCGGGCTCGGGCTGGGCGCCCTGGCCGTCGCCCGGCGCCGCTGA
- a CDS encoding PaaI family thioesterase: MTDRQRLPRLTHPVSTEDIGRLMQAIPFARLLGVTATTDESGRVIAHMPYADHLIGNPRLPALHGGTIGAFLEMTAIAQLVADMAEPGIPKTIDITVDYLRSGRPRDTFAKAIVAKHGRRIANVRIEAWQDDPTRPIATAHGHFMLPEGGEAAVPPATDEG, encoded by the coding sequence ATGACCGACCGCCAGCGCCTGCCCCGCCTCACCCACCCGGTCAGCACCGAGGACATCGGCCGCCTGATGCAGGCGATTCCCTTCGCCCGCCTGCTCGGCGTCACCGCGACGACCGACGAGTCGGGCAGGGTGATCGCCCATATGCCCTATGCCGATCACCTGATCGGCAATCCGCGCCTGCCGGCGCTGCACGGCGGCACCATCGGTGCCTTCCTCGAAATGACGGCGATCGCCCAGCTCGTCGCCGACATGGCCGAGCCGGGAATCCCGAAGACGATCGACATCACCGTCGATTACCTGCGCTCGGGCCGGCCGCGCGACACTTTCGCCAAGGCCATCGTCGCCAAGCACGGCCGGCGCATCGCCAATGTCAGGATCGAAGCCTGGCAGGACGATCCGACCCGGCCGATCGCCACCGCCCACGGCCATTTCATGCTGCCCGAAGGGGGCGAGGCCGCGGTGCCCCCCGCTACCGACGAAGGCTGA
- a CDS encoding PaaI family thioesterase, whose translation MSEDNGQEPAKVIGELIGENKHLLLSAVPFAMAVGMAVEEVGPARATLSLPWREDLVGNPETGVLHGGIVTALIDNACGTAVICALTRMTSVATLDLRIDYLRPATPGQTVFVDAECYRKTRSIAFIRALAHHGDRGDAIAHSVATFMLGANRTGPSRQIAEKVGQ comes from the coding sequence ATGAGCGAGGACAACGGGCAGGAGCCCGCAAAGGTCATCGGCGAACTGATCGGCGAGAACAAGCATCTGCTGCTGTCCGCCGTGCCCTTCGCCATGGCGGTCGGCATGGCGGTGGAGGAGGTCGGCCCGGCCCGCGCCACCCTGTCCCTGCCCTGGCGCGAGGATCTGGTCGGCAATCCCGAGACCGGCGTCCTGCACGGCGGCATCGTCACCGCGCTGATCGACAATGCCTGCGGCACGGCGGTGATCTGCGCCCTGACGCGCATGACCAGCGTCGCCACCCTCGACCTCCGCATCGATTACCTGCGCCCGGCGACCCCGGGGCAGACCGTGTTCGTCGATGCCGAATGCTATCGCAAGACCCGCAGCATCGCCTTCATCCGGGCGCTGGCCCATCACGGCGACCGCGGCGATGCCATCGCCCATTCGGTCGCGACCTTCATGCTGGGCGCCAACCGGACCGGGCCGTCGCGCCAGATCGCCGAAAAGGTGGGCCAATGA